CCTACCTCTAAGTCcaaaagtggacgacctgcttataagtccacaaagtggacggcctacatccaagTCCAAAAGTGGAagacctgcttataagtccacaaagtggacggcctacatccgAGTCCAAAAGTGGAagacctgcttataagtccacaaagtggacggcctacatccgAGTCcaaaagtggacgacctacttataagtccacaaagtggacggcctacatctgagtccaaaagtggacgacctacttataagtccacaaagtggacggcctacatctaagtccaaaagtggacgacctgcttataagtccacaaagtggacgacctgcttataagtccacaaagtggacaatcttacacctaaaatccacaaagtggacgatcccAATCTAAGGACAACAAGGTGGACGACCTCATTACTATAAAGCCTTACCACCAAGCGCGTAAGATGTACAAGGGCAATAAAATGCTGATATGTTCCCTCTTGAGCTCGTCACCATGCCATGATGCAACAAGATGACGGTGTCGTGTTCAAAGCGACGGCGTTATATTCAAAGTGAAggcgttatgttcaaagtgacgACCTAATAacggtgttatgttcaaagtgacgACTTAATAAcagtgttatgttcaaagttagCTGACGGCATTGTTCATAGAAAAATGGGCgtacactacaacaaaatgtaactACAGTGACgaattttagtgaggaaaatttTTTCGTCGCAAAAAAGTAccatatagcgacgaaatataaatttcgtcgctatttataaaaaaatgggtgacctttagcgacgaaatatttatTTCGTCGCTATAGGGATGCTGAATTAGTGGCGCGGACCAAGTGGGCTGGCGCGAAACCAAAATGGATCTACAGCGACGACTTcgttcgtcgctaaaagttctaGTCTTTTGCGACGAAAcagtttcgtcgctaaaggtgctGAAAATTATGCTTTCAGTGACGAAACATCTTTCGTCGCTGAAGGTGACcattagcgacgaaatattttcgtcgctaaaaataaaatcataagaTTTGTGTGGAGCAATAGCGATGAAacaaaattcgtcactaaaggcTATGAATAGCGACGAAACATAGATTTCGTCGCTATAGAGGTTGCTGAATTAAGGGCGCCAATTGAAAGGGCAGGCGCGAAATCATGGAGCTTTAGCGACGAatatatttcgtcgctaaaagttatAGTTTTTGCGACGAaaaaatttcgtcgctaaaggtgctACTGTCatgcttttagtgacgaaaccattttcgtcgctaaaggagACAATTAGCGACGAAAAGAGATCGTCGCTGAAAAAAACACATGATTTAGTGATGAAATCGGCGAGGAAATTAAAATCGTCGCTAAAGCTAATATATAGTGACGAAATGGAATTCGTCGCTATAGCTATCATATATATACTTccttaactcttttttttttcctcactcaTTCAGCAACTCCCTCACTCATTCAGCAACTCTGATACCCACTCCCTCACACATTACCCACTCCCTCACACACCCAAATCGGACCTTCAGCGACGCTTCGGCACCGGCGACCTTCGGCGACGCTCCTGCACCGCATCCTGCACCGGTGACCTTCAGTGACGGTTCGCATCGCGCCGCGACGCTTCGCCGCGACGCTTCAGGCGACGCTTCGCCGCGACGCTTCAGGCGCGACGCGACGCTTCGCCGCGACGCTTCAGCCGCGACACTTCGCATCGCTCCAGCGACACTTCACCCAGCGGCGACACTTCACCCAGCGGCGACACTTCACCGCTTCAGCCGCGACACTTCACCCAGCGGCGACACTTCACCGCTTCAGCCGCGACACTTCACCCAGCGGCGACGCTCCGGCGATCCTTCGGCTTCCGTCTCCATAGGTaatatccttttcttttttagatttttgtcatttattttttcttttcttttctgggtttcttttttattttcttttctagtttttttttttttagttgcagGTACCCAAAACTATTGAATACAAGCAAAACCATAATGGTGACGCTACCTGAATGGCGACGCTACCTGACGCtaatggttttaattttttttagttgcaGGTACCCAAAaatgtatgtttgtttgtttgttcgAATTTCGAGGAGGCCTCCGGCAGCGGCAAACGCTTTCGAGACGACGTCGTTGATGGTAGAGCTTCGTCTATGAAAAATGTAAGCTGGAAACTTTTTCTCTATTCTCTGTTTGGTTAGTTAGAAAGTGACGGAATTTGAAGGaaaatgatagttttttttttccaacaaaaaaggttattttaaaattgagtcAAGTCTCGAGCTTGTTTAGTAAGGACTCtggttgaaaatttaaaatatttttttatttaatttcctcgaattttctcagcaaccaaacggatcactatttatgtgtttttgtcTTTATGtgagtgtttgtgtttgtggttTTGTAGAGTGAGTGATACAGACAAGgatatataataattgataaattttgttgtagTAAGAGAAGAGGAGAAGGACTAGTGGGGGTAAATATGTCAATTTGATTATGGTTGTTGTTTAGTTTAATAGCTGAGAAGAAAAGGAACTGTGTGAGATTGAAGTTTCTTTCTATATAAGGCCATGAGGAGGGTATCTGTTGGTTTTGTTTGTAAAAGAAGTAGGAACTAAAAAAAGATGGTTGTCATAATGCTTTCTGAAATACAGTAACAAGTGGATGAAGGTTGAATttgtgggttcaaaacccacTGGGTGCATGCACAACTTACCAGTCAAACACAGAAATGTAGAAGctcttgggaaaaaaaatagtggttGTGCTTTGCGGTTTCTAAAGTGAGGTTTTTGTTATGGTGTCTATGAATGATTAAGTAGCAATCCAAGAGGAGAATATGCTTTTCCTTGTAAGGAGTAAGACCATATTTACAAGATCTGTGAACTATCTTGTGGCTTCATAGTTGGGTATTATTTCTAGTTGATGCCATGGTGTTTGGAGTGATTGGCCTATTTTCCTGTAGGAAATGACTTTGAGAGCTATCCAACAAAATGTTAAGTCTGGCCTTTTATTCTACTTGAAGTTTAGATTGAGCTTACCTTGAAATAATTTAATAGATCTTTACATTCTATGCAGGAAAATCAATAAATTGTGTTGTTTATTACAGTTTTAAATTGTGTATATGGGGCTGCCTGGGGTTAATTTCATAATAATCCTACATATAAAGCAAAGCATAATTAGAATCTTAAAGAAGACCACCTCTACATGGGGTTGTTTATACTGGTTGGACAAAGAAACTGACACCTCTAGTTCAAGATAACTTGGGGTCAGCTTTGATCGTTTATTCATGtgctaaaattgaaactttaaagtTTTATAGATAGCCTTgttatttgaaacttttatgtattaaattacTACTTGGTCTGCATGCTTTGGTGCCTCTTGTATGATTATCACTTAGCTTTTCACTTTAACAAAGGCACTTGCTAATTATTATTGTTCTCAACAGTGACCAACCTCCTATGTGTCATTGAAAATTACTTTTGGTTTTAATAAATCTTTGGAgcttatatttatgttttgtaCTGACCTACTTCATGTAATTTTGGTCACTTGACAACAActgcatgtaataaactaaTGTCTACTGATCTATGATTCAGTgagaatttcttcttttttcttcgcTATAGAGTAGAACATATACAAATTTATCGGAAGGGTTTTTAACTGGAAGCAAGATCCTCCGTGTTCTCAAGGCTCACGGtgcatttttttccttctatttttggTGTAATATTTGAGTTGTCCTGAGAAAATTTCATTTGGTTTAGGTGAGAAATTTGATTGAGAAATGATAGATAGGCACTTGTCATTGTGAATAAGAGGAGAAATTATATGGGTtctgagaaaaaaattgtttgctatGATGCTTGTGTTAGAATTgtgataaaattttgtttggtttagaaGAGAAAATGTAGTGTGACACCATTGTTGaaatgagaatatttttcatGACTTGTTGAAATTTGTAACTTAGTTTTAAGTAGTTTAGcttatttaattactttttgcaCCTATGGTTTCAATCAACTGAGCTACTTCTCATTCTTTTCCTTCAATCTTACTATTTAACTCTAAAAGttggataaaagttggatgaCAATTTTGTTCAAACTTTGGTggaaatatgttttattttgacCTTTCATGGTACCATGAAGATTTTGCATAAATACGAAGAGATTTGTTAAGTTTGGGTTCTAATTATTGTAAAAGACGTGCTATGCATCATGAGTTCAATTTATTGTTTTCACCAAAGAGAAGTTATCATTAGGGACTCAATTTTGTTATGTCTTCTAGTTATaacgttatttatttatttatttattttatttctccttTGCAGGCTAAATATACATTGTTTGcaataattttggattttttctgaaagttgtaagcttagcttgagcaaagtaagtaaattttagttaaaaacttataaaactctatacttatgatgttggaaattgaatttgtggtgggttgttgtgttggagcaagcgggtggcttgcatggtgttataaggtagtttaaatacatattgggagtgttttttcaattcttgcaaatgtgaatgagcattgttaattagatgtgatgaaagagaaatttattagatttcaatacttgtaaactctataattgtgatgttggaaattggatttgtggtgggttgttgtgttggagcaagcgggtggcttgcatggtgtgataaggtagtttaaatacatattgggagtgttttttcaattcttgcaaatgtgaatggaatttgttgattagatgtgatgaataatactttaattgatttcaatacttgtgaacactctatacttgtgatatttgtgattggttttgtggtgggttgttgtgttggagcaagcggtggcttgcatggtgttataaggtggtttgaACTAATATTaggagtgttttttcaatttttgcaaatgaaaatgagtattgttaattagatgtgatgaatattactttattagatttcaatacttgtaaactctatccttgtgatgttgaaaattggatttgtggtgggttgttgtgttggagcaagcgggtggcttgcatggtgtgataaggtagtttaaatacatattgggagtgttttttcaattcttgcaaatgtgaatggaatttgttgattagatgtgatgaataatactttaattgatttcaatacttgtgaacactctatacttgtgatatttgtgattggttttgtggtgggttgttgtgttggagcaagcgggtggcttgcatggtgttataaggtggtttgaactaatattgggagtgttttagtattaatataaatttatgcattcatgaatgagatagaattttatctaagtagcttatagacttagatgttagaatacattatgAATGAGTTGTccttattttactaaagtagCATTCACTTTTCAATTGTAGTTGAacatggataaaagttggatgaCAATTGGTAAGACACCGGATGGTAGATTAACTCGTCCATATATTGAAGGGGTCAatgcatttcttaattttgcaaGAGTGGTTGTGGACTGTAGTGGTAATATTCCGTGCCCGTGTATTCACTGTGTTAATTGCTATCGACAATCTCTTCAAACTGTGCGTATACATTTACTTCATCGTGGGATTATGCAATCTTACATTAATTGGTATAATCATGGAGAACCACGTGTATTAAATGAGAACATTTATGATAATGAAATGTCGGATGGTGATCATATGGATGGTATCGATGCCTTGGTAGGTGACCGAGTTAGAGGGGAACCAAGAAATGCAACCGAAGATGAGGAAGTGCGTAATTTTGacaaacttgaggaagatgcaaAGTGTGAGTTGTGTCCGGGTTGCACTGATTATAGTATCTTGAAGTTTGTTATTGAGATGTTGAATGTAAAGGTAATGACCAACTTGAGTAATAAGGGACTTGATATGATGCTAGAATTGCTGACAAAGGTTTTACTGAAAGGTAACTTAGTTCTAAGGTCAACTTATGAAGCAAAGAAGATATTACGTGACTTGGGCATGTCATACAAGCACATAGATGCATGCAAAAATGATTGTGCactattttggaaggaaaatgaaaactttGATAAATTTCGATGTGTGAGGCGCCTAGGTACAAGGATACATGTGCTTAAGGTAAGAAGATTCCTCATAAGGTATTGCGTTACTTCTCGTTGACATCGAGACTGAGGAGTTTGTACATGTCAGGCCAAAGAGCTAAGGACATGAGATAGTATATAGACAAACGTGTGGACGATTGAATAATGAAGCATCTGGTTGATAGTGAAGAGTGGAAGGAGTTTGATTTGCTACATCCTGATTTTGCCCTTGAACCTCGCAATGTAAGGCTGGGGTTGGCTACAGATGGATTTAACCCTTTTGGGAATATGAACAACACCTATAGTATGTGGCCTGTCATACTTATTCCCTATAACCTACCGCCTTGGTTGGTTATGAATGAGCCATATTTTATGTTGTCATTGCTTATTCCTAGTCCCCATCAACCGGGAAATGAGATTGATATTTACTTGAAACCATTGGTTGATGAGTTGAAGGAGTTATGGGAAGAAGGTGTAGAAACTTATGATGCTTATAGAAAAGAGCATTTTCAGATGCGTGCAACTTTGTTGTGGACAATACATGACTATCCTGGATTTGGTAATGTGTCTGGGTGGAGGACAAAGGGTTATCATTCTTGTTACACTTGTAACGATGAACCATATTTGAAGctttggaaagtaaaattggaTTCATTAACCATCGAGCTTATTTGCCTATGGAACATCGTTGGAGACATAGTCGGTTGCATAATGGTTTATCGGAGAAACGAAAGAGATCTTTAGAGTTACAAGTGGGAAAGATACAAGAACAGCTAGATAGAatgccaaatataattttaggaaaacaTCCAAGTAACAAGAAGAGACAACTCATTGGGGAGCCAAATTGGTCAAAGGTAAGTATTTTGTACAAGCTTCCATactggaaaaataagaaacttaAGCACAATATTGATGTCATGCATGTGGAGAAGAACATTAGTGAGAGCACTTATGGTACTTTGTTGGGCATTGAGGGGAAAAGCAAGGACACCGACAAGGCACGAATAGACttgcaaaatatgaactttaggCACACGTTGCATTTGAAACAACGTCCTGATGGATCATATGACAAGCCTCgggctttcttttcattaagcCCAAATGAAAGGGATGGTTTTTATGACTTTTTGAAATCAGTCAAGTATCCAGATGGTTATGCAGCCAACATATCAAGGTCAGTTAATGcaaaaaatggtagattatCTGGTTTGAAAAGCCACGATTGTCATGTGCTACTACAACGAATTCTTCCAATTGGGTTGCGAGGATTTGCACATAAAGACATTAGTCTTGTATTATTTGAGTTAGGCAGCTTCTTCTAAGACTTATGCTCAAGGACCTTAAAGCGAAGTGAATTGGAGAAACTAGAAGAACGTATAGTTCTTATACTATGCAAGCTTAAGAGATTCTTTCCTCCAGCATTCTTTGATGTTATGGTCCACCTTGCTGTTCACTTGCCTTGAGAAGCAATTCTAGGAGGCCCGGTACAATATCGATGGATGTACCCAATTGAAAGGTAATTAGATCATTTGATACATCCATCAATTACATCTTTCCCATGTGGTATAAAATCACATAATGTGCGTATTTTTTCCTCATAGGTaccttggaaaattgaaaagatacgTTTCCAACCGAGCTCGACCAGAAGGTTCGATTGCAGAGGCTTACATTCTCAAAGAATGTATTAACAATTGGTCTTTGTATATTGATGGGATCGAAACTGTGCATAATcgaagagaaagagatgaagaTTTTGGTGAATCTAGTGAaggattgatagttttttcacaAAC
This portion of the Castanea sativa cultivar Marrone di Chiusa Pesio chromosome 7, ASM4071231v1 genome encodes:
- the LOC142643152 gene encoding uncharacterized protein LOC142643152, which gives rise to MKHLVDSEEWKEFDLLHPDFALEPRNVRLGLATDGFNPFGNMNNTYSMWPVILIPYNLPPWLVMNEPYFMLSLLIPSPHQPGNEIDIYLKPLVDELKELWEEGVETYDAYRKEHFQMRATLLWTIHDYPGFALESKIGFINHRAYLPMEHRWRHSRLHNGLSEKRKRSLELQVGKIQEQLDRMPNIILGKHPSNKKRQLIGEPNWSKVSILYKLPYWKNKKLKHNIDVMHVEKNISESTYGTLLGIEGKSKDTDKARIDLQNMNFRHTLHLKQRPDGSYDKPRAFFSLSPNERDGFYDFLKSVKYPDGYAANISRYLGKLKRYVSNRARPEGSIAEAYILKECINNWSLYIDGIETVHNRRERDEDFGESSEGLIVFSQTARPTGGRRNDGNLSRALLDTAHWYLLYNSPELEPYLNEHKSTLHNPTGEAITQIQRQEFPKWFVEHMNRLKVSESLEATKLLWSLVNCPKPHVKEYTVCDVETKVVLEGGTSGDANQNKVHDISDVDFDMDYDM